A region from the Acyrthosiphon pisum isolate AL4f chromosome A1, pea_aphid_22Mar2018_4r6ur, whole genome shotgun sequence genome encodes:
- the cp17 gene encoding cuticular protein 17 precursor: MAAKFIILAACVATALAQYSAPAYKPAYSAPAYSAPKAYAPEPAYAPAPYSFEYSVNDPHTYDVKSQSEYADGNGYVKGSYSLLEADGSTRTVEYTADDYNGFNAVVKNSAPSAAYKPAYSAPAYSAPAYAAPAYSAPAYSAPAYSAPAYKPAYKPAY, from the exons atggcCGCTAAG TTCATCATCCTCGCCGCTTGCGTGGCTACCGCCCTCGCCCAATACTCTGCCCCAGCCTACAAGCCCGCTTACTCAGCGCCCGCTTACTCAGCACCAAAGGCTTACGCTCCAGAGCCCGCCTACGCCCCGGCCCCATACAGCTTCGAATACAGCGTAAACGACCCACACACCTACGATGTCAAGAGCCAATCCGAGTACGCTGACGGCAACGGTTACGTCAAGGGATCCTACAGCCTTTTGGAAGCCGACGGTTCCACCCGTACCGTTGAATACACCGCTGACGACTACAACGGTTTCAACGCCGTCGTCAAGAACTCTGCCCCATCTGCTGCCTACAAGCCAGCTTACTCCGCACCAGCTTACTCTGCACCAGCCTACGCTGCACCAGCATACTCTGCACCAGCTTACTCCGCACCAGCCTACTCTGCACCGGCCTACAAGCCAGCATACAAACCAGCATACTAA
- the cp18 gene encoding cuticular protein 18 precursor translates to MAVKMIIFAACVATTLAQYAAPAYPAQHAYAQAEHAYAPTPYNFEYSVNDPHTYDVKSQSEYSDGNGYVKGSYSLLEADGSTRVVEYTADDHSGFNAEVKKIEGHSQGYKAPYSAPAPAYKPAYSAPAYSAPAYSAPAYPAPAYKPAY, encoded by the exons atggcCGTTAAG ATGATCATTTTCGCCGCCTGCGTGGCCACCACACTCGCTCAATACGCCGCCCCAGCATACCCAGCACAACACGCTTACGCTCAAGCTGAACACGCGTACGCCCCAACCCCGTACAACTTCGAATACAGCGTAAACGACCCACACACCTATGATGTCAAGAGTCAATCCGAATACAGCGACGGAAACGGTTACGTCAAGGGATCTTACAGCCTTTTGGAAGCCGACGGTTCCACCCGCGTCGTCGAATACACCGCCGATGACCACAGTGGTTTCAACGCTGAAGTCAAGAAAATCGAAGGACACAGCCAAGGTTACAAGGCCCCTTACAGTGCACCTGCTCCAGCTTACAAGCCAGCTTACTCTGCACCAGCATACTCTGCACCTGCATACTCAGCGCCAGCCTACCCCGCTCCAGCCTATAAGCCAGCATACTAA